One window from the genome of Candidatus Didemnitutus sp. encodes:
- a CDS encoding integron integrase: MRGARAVDNDGQAAAVGVRRVKAVSRPANAAERSTPPARIGSAAPPPLAADDLGREPWERQLVRVLRERGMLWRTEQTYREWAVRFARFLAPRSPYAAEGRDVAEFLSALAVNGRASPSAQKQALNALVFFMQEALSRDLGDMEFTRAFPKRRLPTVLTTGECQAIFAQLEGTPRLMLELAYGAGLRLMELLRLRVHHLDLARGQLRVLAGKGDKDRVTVLPEALQGRLRDHLARLRPQWEADRAAGYAGVWLPEGLARKYARAGERWEWQWLFPARDLSRDPVSGVVRRHHVSDTTFQRIVKRAAERAGTNKRVTPHVFRHSFATHLLEGGTDIRTVQELMGHASVETTQIYTHVMKKPGLGVRSPLDR, translated from the coding sequence ATGCGGGGGGCGAGAGCAGTGGACAATGATGGCCAGGCGGCTGCGGTCGGAGTGCGGCGGGTCAAGGCGGTCTCGCGGCCGGCGAACGCGGCTGAACGCAGCACTCCACCGGCGAGGATCGGAAGCGCGGCCCCGCCGCCGTTGGCGGCCGACGATTTGGGGCGGGAGCCTTGGGAGCGGCAACTGGTGCGCGTGTTGCGGGAGCGAGGAATGCTCTGGCGCACGGAGCAGACTTATCGCGAGTGGGCGGTGCGTTTCGCGCGGTTTCTGGCGCCGCGCAGCCCTTATGCGGCCGAAGGGCGGGACGTCGCGGAGTTCTTGTCGGCGCTGGCGGTGAACGGCCGGGCAAGCCCGTCCGCGCAGAAGCAGGCGCTGAATGCGTTGGTCTTTTTCATGCAAGAGGCGTTGTCGCGCGATTTGGGCGACATGGAGTTCACGCGGGCCTTTCCCAAACGCCGTCTGCCCACGGTGCTGACGACGGGCGAATGTCAGGCAATCTTCGCCCAGTTGGAAGGCACGCCGCGACTGATGCTGGAACTCGCGTATGGCGCGGGATTGCGGTTGATGGAGCTGCTGCGGCTGCGGGTGCACCATCTGGATCTCGCGCGCGGCCAGTTGCGGGTGCTTGCGGGCAAAGGCGACAAGGACCGCGTCACGGTGTTGCCGGAAGCGCTGCAGGGCCGGTTGCGCGATCATCTGGCGCGGCTGCGCCCGCAGTGGGAGGCGGATCGCGCGGCCGGTTACGCGGGAGTCTGGTTGCCGGAGGGTTTGGCGCGCAAATATGCGAGAGCGGGCGAGAGGTGGGAATGGCAGTGGTTGTTCCCCGCGCGAGACCTGTCACGCGATCCGGTGAGCGGCGTGGTGCGGCGCCATCATGTGAGCGATACGACATTCCAACGCATCGTGAAGCGGGCGGCGGAGCGAGCCGGCACGAACAAGCGGGTGACGCCGCACGTCTTCCGCCATTCGTTCGCGACGCACTTGCTCGAGGGCGGCACCGACATCCGGACGGTGCAGGAACTCATGGGCCATGCGAGCGTCGAGACGACGCAGATCTACACGCACGTGATGAAGAAGCCGGGGCTGGGCGTGCGCTCGCCGCTGGATCGGTAA
- a CDS encoding rhamnogalacturonan acetylesterase, translating to MALHTLVAALAFIAVASTVRAAPSAPRDFDLTSPDRIDAYSAANGAGFDLGTRPHGDAPFYFSVTAPEGNYRVTVVLGDAAAPAATLVRAESRRLMLETVKTAADEFATRSFIVNVRHAALPPPPANAPGACTVALKPREQGSFTWDGKLTLEFNGPAPRVRSIRLEPVDVPTVFLLGDSTVTDQRSDPAASWGQMLPRFLRADIALANHAESGETMKSFLAEGRLAKVLSLARRGDWMLIQFGHNDQKANWPQTYAEAHTTFRAYLKAFIAEARLRGVQPILVTSPERRTFGPDGKIRTTHGDYPAVVRAVAAEESRPCLDLRAASAAFYEALGPTRAPLAFNDGGKDATHHNSYGAYALAACIADAIKRDVPALAAHLAPDFAGFDAHTPPPPESLSFPASPTRTDEKIAGN from the coding sequence CTGGCGCTCCACACGCTTGTCGCTGCCCTCGCGTTTATCGCCGTCGCGAGCACAGTCCGCGCCGCGCCGTCCGCGCCGCGCGATTTCGACCTCACGTCGCCCGACCGCATCGACGCCTACTCCGCGGCCAACGGCGCGGGCTTCGACCTCGGCACGCGCCCGCACGGCGACGCACCGTTCTATTTCTCCGTCACCGCACCCGAGGGCAATTACCGCGTCACCGTCGTCCTCGGCGACGCCGCCGCGCCCGCCGCCACTCTCGTGCGCGCCGAATCGCGCCGGCTCATGCTCGAAACTGTGAAGACCGCCGCCGACGAGTTCGCCACGCGCTCGTTCATCGTGAACGTCCGCCACGCCGCGCTCCCGCCGCCCCCCGCCAACGCGCCCGGCGCCTGCACCGTCGCGCTCAAGCCGCGCGAGCAAGGCTCCTTCACTTGGGACGGAAAACTCACTCTCGAATTCAACGGCCCCGCGCCACGCGTGCGCTCCATCCGCCTCGAGCCCGTCGACGTGCCGACCGTGTTCCTCCTCGGCGACTCCACCGTCACCGACCAGCGCTCCGATCCCGCCGCGAGCTGGGGCCAGATGCTGCCGCGCTTTCTCCGTGCCGATATCGCCCTCGCCAACCACGCCGAGTCCGGCGAGACGATGAAATCCTTCCTCGCCGAAGGCCGCCTCGCCAAGGTCCTCAGCCTCGCGCGCCGCGGCGACTGGATGCTGATTCAGTTCGGTCACAACGACCAGAAAGCCAACTGGCCGCAGACCTACGCCGAGGCCCACACGACCTTCCGCGCCTACCTCAAAGCCTTCATCGCCGAGGCGCGGCTGCGCGGCGTGCAACCGATCCTCGTCACCTCGCCCGAGCGCCGCACCTTCGGCCCCGACGGAAAAATCCGCACGACGCACGGCGATTACCCCGCCGTCGTGCGCGCCGTCGCCGCCGAGGAAAGCCGCCCCTGCCTCGACCTGCGCGCCGCCAGCGCCGCCTTCTACGAGGCGCTCGGCCCGACGCGCGCCCCGCTCGCCTTCAACGACGGCGGCAAGGACGCCACGCACCACAACTCCTACGGCGCTTACGCGCTCGCCGCGTGCATCGCCGACGCCATCAAGCGCGACGTCCCCGCTCTCGCCGCGCACCTCGCACCGGACTTCGCCGGCTTCGATGCACACACCCCACCGCCGCCCGAGTCGCTCTCCTTCCCCGCCAGCCCGACGCGCACCGACGAGAAAATCGCCGGCAACTAA
- a CDS encoding Gfo/Idh/MocA family oxidoreductase: protein MAPQRIALVGTGGRALSFVEPVFAHYRAHNELVAFLDPSPTRMAYYNELIATRWSAAPVPTFAPAQFDEMLRTTRPQIVIVCSVDATHHDYIVRALRAGCDVITEKPLTIDAGKCAAILAAQRESGRRVRVAFNYRWGPFRTKVRELLTAGTIGRVQSVNLEYLLDTSHGADYFRRWHSHMTQSGGLLVHKSTHHFDLVNWWLDAIPSQVFAHGSLVYYGKQNALARGDERWTTYPRYTGATTGDDPFKLDLNESESFRRLYLNAEKDTGYLRDQNVFRDDIDIYDQMSALVRYRTGQVLNYSLVAYSPREGMRVTFNGDRGRLEYHEFIGSHMNRAVVSSEFKLEQHGSAEAEGEWIRVFPHFQPSYLVPMPPATGPHGGADVVMTEQLFSPAPPADPWQRSAGHEQGAASILVGIAANRSIQTGAPVTITDLVPLAPAAQKLSELV from the coding sequence ATGGCTCCCCAACGCATCGCGCTCGTCGGCACCGGCGGTCGCGCTTTGTCCTTCGTCGAACCTGTCTTCGCCCACTACCGCGCGCACAACGAGCTGGTCGCCTTCCTCGACCCCAGCCCCACGCGCATGGCCTACTACAACGAGCTCATCGCCACGCGCTGGTCGGCCGCGCCCGTGCCGACATTCGCTCCGGCGCAGTTCGACGAGATGCTCCGCACCACGCGCCCGCAAATCGTGATCGTCTGCTCCGTCGACGCCACGCACCACGACTACATCGTGCGCGCCCTCCGCGCCGGCTGCGATGTCATCACGGAAAAGCCGCTCACGATCGACGCCGGAAAATGCGCCGCCATCCTCGCCGCCCAGCGCGAGAGCGGCCGCCGCGTGCGCGTGGCGTTCAATTACCGCTGGGGCCCCTTCCGCACCAAGGTCCGCGAGCTCCTCACCGCCGGCACCATCGGTCGCGTGCAGTCTGTCAACCTCGAGTATCTCTTGGATACCTCGCACGGCGCCGACTATTTTCGCCGCTGGCACTCGCACATGACGCAGTCCGGCGGCCTGCTCGTCCACAAGTCCACCCACCACTTCGATCTCGTGAACTGGTGGCTCGACGCCATCCCCTCTCAAGTGTTCGCCCACGGCTCGCTCGTTTACTACGGCAAGCAAAACGCCCTCGCGCGCGGCGACGAGCGTTGGACCACTTACCCGCGCTACACCGGTGCCACGACCGGCGACGATCCCTTCAAGCTCGACCTCAACGAGAGCGAGAGCTTCCGCCGTCTCTACCTGAACGCGGAGAAGGACACCGGTTATCTGCGCGATCAAAACGTCTTTCGCGACGACATCGACATCTACGACCAGATGTCCGCACTCGTGCGCTACCGCACCGGCCAGGTGCTCAACTACTCCCTCGTCGCCTACAGTCCGCGCGAAGGCATGCGCGTCACCTTCAACGGCGACCGCGGCCGCCTCGAATATCACGAGTTCATCGGCTCGCACATGAACCGCGCGGTCGTCAGCTCCGAGTTCAAGCTCGAGCAACACGGCAGCGCCGAAGCCGAGGGCGAGTGGATCCGCGTCTTCCCGCATTTTCAGCCGAGCTACCTCGTGCCCATGCCGCCCGCCACCGGCCCGCACGGCGGCGCCGACGTGGTGATGACCGAGCAACTTTTCTCGCCCGCCCCACCCGCCGACCCGTGGCAACGCTCCGCCGGCCACGAACAAGGCGCCGCCTCGATCCTCGTCGGCATCGCCGCCAACCGCTCGATCCAGACCGGCGCGCCGGTCACCATCACCGACCTCGTGCCGCTCGCGCCCGCCGCGCAGAAACTGAGCGAACTCGTGTGA